One segment of Marvinbryantia formatexigens DSM 14469 DNA contains the following:
- a CDS encoding DUF3789 domain-containing protein, with the protein MWNMITHFLTFTGGMSAGVVLMCLLQTGKQEDEWLENRKREENE; encoded by the coding sequence ATGTGGAACATGATTACACACTTTCTTACATTCACCGGGGGAATGTCTGCCGGCGTTGTGCTGATGTGTCTTTTGCAGACGGGAAAGCAGGAAGATGAATGGTTAGAAAACAGGAAACGGGAGGAAAACGAATGA